TTTGGGTACCATAGACCTAAGTTCACAGTACCTTTAAGGTATCTAAAAATACATTTAACAGCCTGATAATGTGATTCTTTTGGGTTGGACTGATAACGTGTACACAAGtaagtggcaaacataatatcgggACGACTTGAAGTTAAATACATTAGCGATCCGATCATGCTGTGATATTTAGTTGAGTTGACAGATTTTCCATTTAAATCGGCATTCAACTTTGTATGAGTTTCCATCGGAATACCAATGGATTGACGTGACTCAAGTTCGAATTTCTTTAAAATATCCAAAATGTACTTTGACTGATTTATAAAAATTCCACTTGGAAGTTGTCGAACTTGTAAACCTAAAAAGAATTGTAATGTACCCATCATTCTCATTTTGAAATGTTTTGACATTAACGCAGCAAATCTATCGCAATGTTTTTGATTGGTTGAGCCCAAAATTATGTCGTCAACATAAATTTGAATCAACATTATATCATCACCATGCCTTTTAATAAACAAGGTAGTATCAATCGTACCTTTGTGGAAACCAAACTTGATCAAAAATGAGGTGAATGcatcataccatgctctaggagcttgctTAAGGCCATATAATGCTTTCTTTAGCAAGTAAACATCATTCGGACATTTGTAatctacaaacccttcgggttgatAGACATAAACCTCTTCTTTTAACTGACCGTTAAGAAAAGCAGCATGTACGTCTATTTGATAAATTACGAGGTTCTTATAAGCAGCATTAGCTAAGAACATCCTAATTGCTTCTATCCTAGCTACGggggcaaacgtttcgtcataatctatTCCTTCTTGTTGTGAGTACCCCTTTGCAACTAGTCTAGCTTAATTACGTATAATGACTTCATTTTCATCACTTTTATTCTTGAAAATCGATTTGGTATCTGTGATATTTCTATTCTCAGGTTCAGGTACTAGTTCCCACACTTCTAGACGCTCAAACTAGTTTAACTCTTCTTGCATCGCTTTATCCCAGTCGGGGTCCTGAAGAGCATCTGCTACTTTCTTTGGTTCCACCACACTTAAGAAATTGGCAAATAAGCATTCATTTAATGTTGTTCTTCTCGTCTTCATCGGGGCTGATGGGTCACCGATAATAAGTGACGATGGATGACTTTTCATTATTGTCCATTTACGCTCATGAGGAGGATGTTCAATGTGAATATCATTCATAGGGTTGTCAACATACGAGGATGTTGTGACATGCTCAACAGATTCAAATGATGATTGTACATTCTCGGAGTTTGGTGCAGTAGTGGCCGAAACTTGAGGTGAAGTTTCTAACTCAGAATCATGTTCAAGAGCAAGAGGAGTCTGAGAAGTATTGTTTAAATTTGCAGATGGGGAATCATTGGTTATTGGAACGTCCCCTGAAACAATTGAAGAAGATTCACCATTCATGTCACTTGGCTCCTCAATTGTTATAGATTGCATAGGATTTTCTGATGAACTTGATGAAGATGACTCTTTAAAGACGTTCTCAAACAAGATATTTAGATCGTCAGGAGTCGGATGAATTGGTTGAGATTATTGAGCAGAATTTGATGATGAAGCTTCATCATTTTGAGACGCGGGTCTTGAACTGTTTTGTTCAAGAACCATTCGTGATAGTTCATCAAATTTCACGTTGGTGCTCTCTATAACACCTAGATTTTTTTgaaatcacagcggaagtatttAAACCAACCATAACATAATTCTTTATTAAACACAAGTATTTATTATTCAAAAACTCGCAATATGGTGTTACTTAACAAAACGGTTTCATTATTACAAAATCACGACATCAGAGTTCCAAAGGTTGTCAAACATATCCACTAGACATCCCATCTTCTCCCAAATACTAGCATGTAATAATCaacaacctgcagggaagatgaggaagattagcacgaagctaagtgaatgaaactatcATAACAGTATTAGCATACAGTATCAAATCATACAACTGTGGGTAACAACTAACAACAAACAACTTTGCCATCCCAGAGGACCGGCGGCCAGGCCTGACCTGCAaccctagctgatcgggctagagtctaccgatagttccTGTTACTGACTCCTTCGCATAGAAATCCAGACGTAACGCATGCATCATTCAAATCTATGCTACACAGATAGTAACACTTGAATCCAACCTCACAAATCAAGGTTGACCTCATGAGTCCAGCCTCACAAATCAAGACTGACTCCCGGCATCCGACCTCACAAATCAAGATCTAATCAACTGGTGCACATACAATCATATAATCAACATAATATATCAATAATATACTATCATGGCAATCTAATCGGGCGGTCAGGGCAACAGTAGCACAACTAGCTACTCTATACTAATATCCGAAAGGATAGTTCCACTCAACGATATCCACAAGTACTCAGTGGTCTAATATTACTGAGTCTTCTGCTtactcttatcacctgagaataatacaATCCAAGTTAGTAATCATATCTCAAATATATATACTGAATCAAAAACACTATTTTGCTCGAATGGATTATACACGAAATTTACAGAACATATTAATAACATATTTTTAGCATCAAAAAGTATTAAAAACACTTTTCACGCAAAATTTATGCCAAAACTCATTTAACGCACTTTTTGACATAAACCCCAAAATCACTATTTCAAGAAATATCCATCACACCAGTCATGCATATAACAtataacaaacatatatatattgtatagCGATAATCAATTTAATCATACAATCCATCAATCCACAAGATCTAATCTTTTACTCCTATTTTGTACCAAAACTTATAAAAGTCTCAAAAAATAATCTTTTTACTACAAATCATTAACATCATAAGTTAATATTTACCTAATCTCATTCTTAACCAAAAATTCTCTTCTTTCTGTATAACATAAAACCACATTTTGACTAACATGTAAGCGCATATATACTTCTTTTAACATTGAAACATCATTTTAATACAACAAATCATAATCATCTTGTCATTAAGTCACACATCATATTAACAATGAGTGGTgataactaattaatattttaatgaaGTTATTAGCTTCATATTACCATCATCTAACCATAATAACACTTATAACACATCAATTTCATCAAATCAACAAATATAGCTAGATTTGATCACAACCCCATTTGtagtaaaacttataaaaactatactttTAATTCATAAAAATCAACCATATTTTAACTATACCAATCATGCAGATATCATATACAAAACATGTGTAGTCATCAACAATCATCAATTTACTAAAAAGATAACAAATAACTAGATTGAATCATTTGCCCTAATAGTTACAAAACCCTCAAAACTAATGTTTAACTCCACATAAATTATACATGTTTTAACATAAATCAAGCATACTACAATCATGTTTATAACATCGATAAGCTATAACCATAGTCAAGTTCAACATATAAACATCAAACCAAAAGGTCTGATCACTACCTTATTAGTTATCCAAATCTATAAAATAATTTAATTAACAGAGATCATGTAAGTCATACCTTATTTTGGCTTCCTAAATCACAGAATATTTCCTTCTTTGATATATATTTAGACACCATAAATTACAAGTGTGGCTGCGTTTGtagatacatatgtatgtatatgatgatCAGTTAAATAtgaataaggaaagaacaaaggcTAAAGGGTGCGCTGGTCTATATGTCAAGTGGCAAAATGCATAAAACGATTTAAAACCCATGAGTACCTCAACCATCTCATATTTAATTGGTTATAATAATAACTAGTTCGGGTCCGACCCGCGCGATGCGGCAGGGGCTTTtggtccggttcgaacgtagttagttttgttttgttgataaaagtatttcgagtctaacggtgctgatgaaaaaatttaactcacggcgagcaggaagatacgggctgtcgttgtgtttagcattttttaaaaagtgtccgtttagaACGCACCttttttcgttttgttcataaaattattttgagtATGACGTTGCTggtggaaaaatttaactcgcggcgagcgggaagatacgggctctCGTTGTGTTTAGCCATTTTTAAAaaatgtccgtttcgaacgtacctagtttcgttttgttcataaaattatttcgagtttaatggtatggtcggtgaaatttaactcgggtcgaggaggaagatacgggctgtcgaagtggTTGTGTGGAGTTTGTATTTTAATTTAAAAAATggcagtttacacccttggaggtTGGGGTATTTTTTGTAAGCTGTTTATAGTTGAGGGGGAGTTTTTGAAGTTTTTAAGTGCAAGGTTTGATCAGTCTCGTTTTGACCAGATTTTGATTTTTGCTTTGGTTGAGGATGAAACGACACATATTCTCACGAGATTTAGTATATAAAGGAGCAATAATActtaagaaatgaaatgaatgagaTAATGGAACCAAGGGACCAGCGtaactttcttatttttttttattatcaaagaAATGATTTACACTACTAGTACACTCACATTATTTAGCTTTTTATCCGTGATTTAAACATGACGCATTCATTAGGCAGTCCTAACGAAGTCCAATTCAACCAAACAAAT
This genomic window from Rutidosis leptorrhynchoides isolate AG116_Rl617_1_P2 chromosome 2, CSIRO_AGI_Rlap_v1, whole genome shotgun sequence contains:
- the LOC139890184 gene encoding uncharacterized mitochondrial protein AtMg00810-like: MFLANAAYKNLVIYQIDVHAAFLNGQLKEEVYVYQPEGFVDYKCPNDVYLLKKALYGLKQAPRAWYDAFTSFLIKFGFHKGTIDTTLFIKRHGDDIMLIQIYVDDIILGSTNQKHCDRFAALMSKHFKMRMMGTLQFFLGLQVRQLPSGIFINQSKYILDILKKFELESRQSIGIPMETHTKLNADLNGKSVNSTKYHSMIGSLMYLTSSRPDIMFATYLCTRYQSNPKESHYQAVKCIFRYLKGTVNLGLWYPKDTWFELVAYSDADHGGCKLDRKSTSRSVQLLRNRLVSWSSKKQLCVSLSTAEAEYVAAVSCCSQVLWMKTQLTDYGFNFDKIPIYCDSKSAISISCNPVQYTKTKTHRCSLSLYKRPRRKRKHRTCKTRSLVFFSQAESSSHQLSRFYENKRTDIVSRGSENVKIYSSKHANVEGEYVILSYHQYQLIKV